A single genomic interval of Candidatus Hydrogenedentota bacterium harbors:
- the alaS gene encoding alanine--tRNA ligase, producing the protein MQAARDRSGSCARGKRPRQAQGGGTAAHVPHTQPRCAAARAHLLDFCLPPAFLDPNRSIAVKSDDIRASYLDFFRQRGHVVERSDTLVPRNDPTLLFTSAGMVQFKPYYSGEVPVPYRRATTSQKCLRAGGKANDLDEVGKTSRHLTFFEMLGNFSFGDYFKREAIQWAWEYSTEVLKLPGDAVWVSVFEQDDEAYGIWEKEIGIPVSRIVRLGTKDNFWGPAGDTGACGPCSELLYDKGAAIDPDATPEHDPKERFLEFWNLVFPQFDQQPDGSRPPLKNRGIDTGMGLERLAALLQKKETVFDTDGIFPIIETAQALTEVRYEDHPVPFRVIADHVRALSFMIADGILPSNEGRGYVERRLLRRAARFGRELGLEKPFLHQVCQTVIDRMGHHYPELVEGRVQIEKIIHIEEERFAGTLARGMDLLDGVFAKMEKSGSKVVPGEDLFRLYDTYGFPLDLTQDIAEDRGYTLDRAGFDAAMGRQREKARSAWAGSGQDAVSPIYRQLHDEVGESRFLGYDTMTAQATIQAVIADGKRVDCATEGQETEFVLDATPFYAEAGGQVGDVGVFDSVNGNAQISETRRPAGKMTVHKGKMLRGVLRVGDKVDAFVDVPRRTAIMNHHTATHLLQAALQNVLGDHVHQAGSLVAPDRLRFDFTHFEGIDLDRLLDIERLVNEYIRLDEAVATSQRSLDEARAAGAMALFGEKYEDVVRVVQVGEVSLELCGGTHVPRTGVIGYFKILTESAISAGVRRIEAVCGEPCVDTLQARDRQLIHLARLLSANADEVEERVRAVLDENRKLQREVQKWKQAAATGAAVDYMSQVREIGGVKVLAAEVPGQDAKGLRAVLDSLREKLASGVLVLASAEDDKVSLCVGVSKDLTGRIKAGDIVKQLAPIVGGGGGGRPDMAQAGGKDVSRLPECIAKAPEIIQGLLN; encoded by the coding sequence ATGCAGGCCGCCCGGGACAGAAGCGGGTCGTGCGCGCGGGGGAAACGCCCCCGACAGGCCCAAGGCGGGGGAACCGCAGCGCACGTGCCCCACACACAGCCGCGATGTGCAGCCGCACGCGCGCATCTGTTAGACTTTTGCCTTCCCCCGGCGTTTCTCGACCCGAATAGGAGCATTGCAGTGAAAAGCGACGACATACGCGCGAGTTACCTCGACTTCTTCCGGCAGCGCGGCCACGTGGTCGAGCGCAGCGATACGCTCGTGCCGCGCAATGACCCAACGTTGCTGTTCACGAGCGCGGGCATGGTGCAGTTCAAACCCTACTATTCCGGCGAAGTCCCGGTGCCCTACCGCCGCGCCACCACGTCGCAGAAGTGCCTGCGCGCGGGCGGCAAGGCGAACGACCTCGATGAAGTCGGCAAGACCTCGCGCCATCTCACCTTTTTCGAAATGCTCGGCAATTTCTCGTTCGGCGACTACTTCAAGCGCGAAGCGATCCAGTGGGCATGGGAATACAGCACGGAAGTCCTGAAATTGCCCGGCGACGCGGTCTGGGTCTCCGTGTTCGAGCAGGATGACGAGGCCTACGGCATCTGGGAGAAGGAAATCGGCATTCCTGTGTCGCGCATCGTGCGGCTGGGCACGAAAGACAACTTCTGGGGGCCGGCGGGCGACACGGGCGCGTGCGGGCCGTGCTCGGAACTGCTCTACGACAAGGGCGCGGCCATCGACCCGGACGCCACGCCCGAACACGACCCGAAGGAGCGGTTCCTCGAATTCTGGAACTTGGTGTTCCCGCAATTCGACCAGCAGCCCGACGGCTCGCGTCCGCCGCTGAAAAATCGCGGTATCGACACCGGCATGGGCCTCGAACGGCTCGCCGCGCTGCTCCAGAAGAAGGAAACCGTCTTCGACACCGACGGCATCTTCCCGATTATCGAGACGGCCCAGGCGCTGACAGAAGTGCGCTATGAGGACCATCCCGTACCGTTCCGCGTGATTGCGGACCACGTGCGCGCGCTGTCGTTCATGATTGCCGACGGCATCCTGCCCTCGAACGAGGGGCGTGGCTATGTCGAGCGGCGGCTGTTGCGCCGCGCCGCGCGGTTCGGCCGCGAACTCGGCCTCGAGAAGCCGTTTCTGCACCAGGTCTGCCAGACCGTCATCGACCGGATGGGGCATCACTACCCAGAACTGGTCGAGGGGCGCGTCCAGATCGAGAAGATTATCCACATCGAGGAAGAGCGCTTCGCGGGCACGCTCGCGCGCGGCATGGACCTGCTCGACGGCGTCTTCGCGAAAATGGAGAAATCCGGCTCGAAGGTTGTGCCCGGCGAGGACCTGTTCCGGCTCTACGACACCTACGGTTTCCCGCTCGACCTGACGCAGGACATCGCGGAGGACCGCGGCTACACGCTCGACCGCGCGGGCTTCGATGCCGCGATGGGTCGGCAGCGCGAGAAAGCGCGCAGCGCCTGGGCCGGCAGTGGTCAGGACGCTGTCTCGCCCATCTATCGCCAGTTGCACGACGAAGTGGGCGAGTCGCGGTTCCTCGGTTATGACACGATGACAGCGCAAGCGACGATCCAGGCCGTCATCGCGGATGGGAAGCGCGTGGATTGCGCCACGGAAGGCCAGGAAACCGAGTTCGTGCTCGATGCGACGCCGTTCTACGCCGAAGCAGGCGGCCAGGTAGGCGACGTGGGCGTGTTCGATTCGGTGAACGGCAACGCGCAGATTTCCGAGACACGCCGGCCTGCGGGCAAGATGACCGTACACAAAGGCAAGATGCTGCGCGGCGTATTGCGCGTGGGCGACAAAGTGGATGCATTCGTCGATGTGCCGCGCCGCACGGCGATCATGAACCACCACACGGCCACGCACCTGCTCCAGGCCGCGCTGCAAAACGTGCTCGGCGACCACGTGCATCAGGCGGGTTCGCTCGTCGCGCCCGACCGGCTCCGCTTCGATTTCACGCATTTCGAAGGTATCGATCTCGACCGGCTGCTCGACATCGAGCGGCTCGTCAACGAATACATCCGTTTGGACGAGGCCGTGGCGACCTCCCAGCGCTCGCTGGACGAGGCGCGCGCCGCCGGCGCCATGGCGCTCTTTGGCGAGAAGTACGAGGACGTCGTCCGCGTCGTGCAGGTCGGCGAGGTGAGCCTCGAACTGTGCGGCGGCACGCACGTCCCGCGCACCGGCGTGATTGGCTACTTCAAGATACTCACCGAGTCCGCGATATCTGCGGGCGTGCGGCGCATCGAGGCCGTCTGCGGCGAGCCCTGCGTCGATACGCTCCAGGCGCGCGACCGGCAGCTGATCCATCTCGCGCGCCTGCTCAGCGCGAACGCGGACGAGGTCGAGGAACGTGTCCGCGCCGTCCTCGACGAGAACCGCAAATTGCAGCGCGAGGTCCAAAAATGGAAACAGGCCGCGGCGACCGGCGCGGCCGTCGATTACATGAGCCAAGTGCGGGAGATCGGCGGCGTGAAAGTGCTTGCGGCGGAAGTGCCCGGCCAGGACGCCAAGGGCCTGCGCGCGGTACTCGATAGCCTGCGCGAGAAACTTGCCAGCGGCGTGCTCGTGCTCGCCAGCGCCGAAGACGACAAGGTGTCGCTCTGCGTCGGCGTGAGCAAAGACCTGACCGGCCGCATCAAGGCGGGCGACATCGTCAAGCAGCTCGCCCCGATTGTGGGCGGCGGCGGCGGCGGCCGGCCCGACATGGCCCAGGCGGGCGGCAAGGACGTCTCGAGGCTGCCCGAATGCATCGCGAAGGCCCCGGAGATCATCCAGGGGCTGCTGAACTGA
- a CDS encoding cold shock domain-containing protein yields MATAAGQRLEGKVKWFNNKKGYGFILRDDSNDVFVHHTAIQMDGFRTLRQGDAVLYELRETDKGPQAVNVTKNVS; encoded by the coding sequence GTGGCAACAGCAGCAGGACAGAGGCTCGAAGGCAAGGTCAAGTGGTTCAACAACAAGAAGGGGTATGGCTTTATCCTTCGCGATGATTCGAACGACGTATTCGTTCATCACACGGCCATCCAAATGGACGGGTTCCGGACGTTGCGTCAGGGTGATGCGGTCCTGTATGAACTCCGGGAAACCGACAAGGGGCCGCAGGCAGTAAACGTCACAAAGAACGTCAGCTAG